The Aphelocoma coerulescens isolate FSJ_1873_10779 chromosome 2, UR_Acoe_1.0, whole genome shotgun sequence genome contains a region encoding:
- the XKR9 gene encoding LOW QUALITY PROTEIN: XK-related protein 9 (The sequence of the model RefSeq protein was modified relative to this genomic sequence to represent the inferred CDS: substituted 1 base at 1 genomic stop codon) gives MSRGYRQEKDSIVGEHLDSFTXSKERMTTVKVPHMMKFTKQNFFFLVGGMIIYVVDIGVDFWVASRYFCQGQYSWSILILCFRGLSSLITQIFSYEWFKNDWEGTDTGKLKLVFLVHLFQCGIFIRYWFALKYGCQAAFKQTSSRDASEADPSIFIQKQAIDAVTDINMLRVFKTFLKIIPRLFLQIYILMEHDKTHFYQYAAIIMSFCGISLSMVDYQVSLRKSLPEKDKFRMLSKLTYVFYKLLTITSWILSISLIALLSVRISVILLVFLWLCGFTWTWKQHTTFCKSAKMEYLYRTVVGIILIFSFFNIKGRRTKVCISIYYATHTVVTLSILFVYMFWKPSIIEEICFTIVGILTILSLVLGIIFLVVYYSHFHPTTYCRPQACSDEVDRVAGQKDSVKTGRFQNFLMQ, from the exons ATGAGCAGGGGCTATCGTCAGGAAAAAGACTCCATTGTAGGAGAGCATTTAGATTCCTTTACATGAAGTAAGGAGAGAATGACAACAGTGAAAGTTCCACACATGATGAAATTTActaagcagaattttttttttttagttggtgGAATGATAATTTATGTAGTTGATATTGGAGTGGACTTTTGGGTAGCTAGTAGATATTTCTGTCAAGGACAATATTCTTGGAGTATATTGATACTGTGTTTTAGAGGTCTTTCATCATTAATAACTCAGATATTTAGTTATGAGTGGTTTAAAAATGACTGGGAAGGTACTGATACTGGGAAGCTGAAATTGGTTTTTCTAGTTCATCTCTTTCAGTGTGGAATTTTTATAAG GTATTGGTTTGCTTTGAAATatggctgccaagctgcttttaaacaaacaagcagCAGAGATGCATCAGAAGCAGACCCTTCCATCTTCATTCAAAAACAAGCTATTGATGCAGTGACTGATATTAACATGCTCAGGGTGTTCAAGACTTTTCTTAAGATCATACCACGACTTTTTCTTCAGATTTACATCCTCATGGAACACgacaaaacacatttctatcaAT ATGCTGCCATTATTATGTCTTTTTGTGGTATCTCCTTATCAATGGTTGATTATCAGGTATCGCTACGAAAATCTCTGCCTGAAAAAGATAAATTTCGTATGCTATCCAAGCTCACGTATGTCTTCTATAAATTGCTTACCATCACTTCTTGGATACTCAGTATTTCATTGATCGCTCTACTAAGCGTCAGAATTTCTGTAATTCTGCTGGTATTTCTTTGGCTCTGTGGCTTCACTTGGACTTGGAAACAGCATACAACATTTTGCAAATCTGCGAAGATGGAATATCTGTACAGAACTGTAGTTGGAATCATtctaattttttcattttttaacatAAAGGGGAGAAGAACAAAAGTTTGCATTTCTATTTATTATGCTACTCACACTGTAGTAACTCTAAGTATTTTGTTTGTATATATGTTCTGGAAACCTTCCATTATTGAAGAAATATGTTTTACAATTGTGGGCATCTTAACTATTTTGAGTCTGGTGTTAggtattatttttcttgttgtttatTACAGCCATTTTCATCCCACTACTTATTGCAGACCTCAGGCATGTTCAGATGAAGTTGACAGAGTGGCAGGGCAAAAAGATAGCGTGAAAACTGGTAGATTTCAAAATTTCTTAATGCAATGA